The Dermacentor albipictus isolate Rhodes 1998 colony chromosome 2, USDA_Dalb.pri_finalv2, whole genome shotgun sequence genome has a segment encoding these proteins:
- the LOC135900812 gene encoding cytochrome c oxidase subunit 6A2, mitochondrial-like, whose translation MASLTLKQAIRNFSKSTARFAQQGVEHSHEAGELLWKRLSFFVALPAIALCGINVYLAELEHKKHFHRPEYRPYEYLHIRTKKYPWGDGNRALFFNPKVNWVPGGYVE comes from the exons ATGGCGAGCCTTACCTTAAAGCAAGCTATTCGTAACTTCTCGAAATCGACGGCTAGGTTTGCCCAGCAAGGGGTTGAACATTCCCATGAAG CTGGTGAGCTGCTGTGGAAGAGGCTGAGTTTCTTCGTCGCCCTCCCAGCCATCGCACTGTGCGGCATCAACGTCTACTTGGCTGAACTGGAGCACAAGAAGCATTTCCACAGACCGGAGTACCGCCCTTACGAGTATCTTCACATCCGGACCAAG AAATATCCCTGGGGAGATGGAAACCGTGCCCTCTTCTTCAACCCTAAGGTGAACTGGGTTCCTGGAGGCTATGTAGAGTGA